A single genomic interval of Sulfurovum sp. TSL6 harbors:
- the nusB gene encoding transcription antitermination factor NusB, with protein sequence MATRHQARTAVVGLLYAYDLGNENISKFSDEILEEGKIRNKQKAFSDTLFQGTIENLEMLDAKIKEHLKDWDYEGIGKVEKAIMRLGAYEILVAKTDKAIIINEAVELAKELADEKSPQFINGVLDALDKEK encoded by the coding sequence ATGGCTACTAGACATCAGGCACGTACTGCTGTAGTGGGACTACTTTATGCTTATGACTTAGGGAATGAGAACATAAGTAAGTTTTCAGATGAAATTTTGGAAGAGGGTAAGATTCGAAATAAACAAAAAGCTTTTTCAGATACACTTTTCCAGGGCACTATAGAAAATCTTGAAATGCTGGATGCTAAAATTAAAGAACATTTGAAAGATTGGGATTATGAGGGTATTGGTAAAGTAGAAAAAGCGATCATGAGACTGGGAGCCTATGAGATCCTTGTTGCAAAAACAGATAAAGCCATTATCATCAATGAAGCAGTTGAATTGGCAAAAGAACTTGCAGATGAAAAGTCACCACAGTTTATCAATGGTGTTCTAGATGCATTGGATAAAGAGAAATAA
- the ribH gene encoding 6,7-dimethyl-8-ribityllumazine synthase: protein MKIVEGQLSVDKSKKVAIINARFNHFITDRLVEGAKDAYARHGGNADDLDLILVPGAFEIPFALDKALASGKYDAVCCLGAVIRGATPHFDYVSAEATKGVASVTLKHGKPATFGVLTVDSIEQAIERAGTKAGNKGAEAMVGLIELINLYSELD, encoded by the coding sequence ATGAAAATTGTAGAAGGTCAATTATCCGTAGATAAGAGTAAAAAAGTAGCGATCATCAATGCAAGATTTAACCACTTCATTACAGACAGACTGGTAGAAGGGGCAAAGGATGCTTATGCAAGACATGGCGGAAATGCAGATGATCTGGATCTTATCTTGGTGCCGGGTGCATTTGAAATACCATTCGCATTGGACAAAGCATTGGCTTCTGGAAAATATGACGCAGTATGTTGTTTAGGTGCAGTGATCCGTGGTGCAACACCTCACTTTGACTATGTATCCGCAGAAGCAACCAAAGGTGTGGCATCAGTAACACTAAAACATGGTAAACCGGCAACATTCGGTGTACTTACCGTAGACAGTATTGAACAAGCTATAGAAAGAGCGGGTACCAAAGCAGGAAACAAAGGTGCTGAAGCGATGGTAGGCCTTATTGAACTCATCAACCTATACAGTGAGCTTGACTAA
- the kdsA gene encoding 3-deoxy-8-phosphooctulonate synthase: MILIAGPCVLESRDTVMRIAESLGKYHDDCTKDFYFKASFDKANRTSLDSFRGPGLDEGLKMLQEVKEQFGYKILTDVHDYTQPAAAAEVADVLQIPAFLCRQTDLLVAAAKTSAVVNIKKGQFLAPAAMEHSVGKVLKTRGFDGEVSYENAKKYNVWLTERGTTFGYGNLVVDMRGLKTMREFAPVVFDATHSVQMPASGGASSGGDSSFVPYLSRAAAAVGVDGFFFETHFDPSIALSDGPNMIELSKLDALIQQIDEIRTIVE, translated from the coding sequence ATGATTTTAATCGCTGGACCTTGTGTTCTGGAGAGTCGTGACACTGTGATGCGTATAGCAGAATCTTTAGGGAAGTACCATGATGACTGTACTAAAGATTTTTATTTTAAAGCAAGTTTTGACAAAGCCAATCGTACCAGTCTCGACTCTTTTAGAGGTCCGGGACTGGATGAAGGGCTTAAAATGCTTCAAGAGGTCAAAGAGCAGTTTGGCTATAAGATCTTAACGGATGTCCATGACTACACACAACCAGCAGCAGCAGCTGAGGTAGCAGATGTCCTTCAAATTCCAGCATTTTTATGTCGTCAGACTGACCTGCTTGTGGCAGCTGCAAAAACATCTGCGGTAGTGAACATTAAAAAAGGACAGTTCCTGGCACCAGCTGCAATGGAACACTCTGTAGGAAAAGTGCTTAAAACCCGAGGGTTCGATGGTGAGGTCAGTTATGAAAATGCCAAGAAATATAACGTATGGCTCACCGAGAGGGGTACAACATTTGGATATGGTAATCTTGTCGTAGACATGCGTGGTCTTAAAACGATGCGTGAGTTTGCTCCGGTAGTATTTGATGCAACACACTCTGTACAGATGCCTGCATCTGGCGGAGCAAGTTCAGGTGGAGACTCTTCATTTGTACCCTATCTTTCACGTGCAGCAGCAGCAGTAGGTGTAGACGGTTTCTTTTTTGAAACACACTTTGATCCGAGTATTGCTTTAAGTGATGGCCCTAATATGATAGAGTTAAGCAAGTTAGATGCATTAATCCAACAGATCGATGAGATCCGAACGATCGTCGAATAA
- a CDS encoding DMT family transporter, whose product MIKNMDRGILLMLLASLSFALMGGFAKVVSQVLPPVEVTFFRNIFGVVLVGLAIYRVPLKQTGGKFFLLIFRGSMGFAALLAYFYIMAYIPLGEAVTYNKTSPIFVAIFAYLFLNEKLHKSALLAIIIGFIGIVLVAQPQGGTFDKYDILGIFSGIGAALAYTSIRELRKYYDTRAIVMSFMGVGTAAPLVLMLITPYVNVSEEFDWMFAEFVMPSGIEWVYVIAVGIFATISQLLMTKAYELTKAGIVGTISYSNIVFAVVIGIMLGDPIPDIWTVLGIILVILSGLLVALPKGLK is encoded by the coding sequence ATGATTAAAAATATGGATAGAGGTATCCTTTTGATGTTATTGGCTTCACTGAGCTTCGCACTTATGGGTGGTTTTGCCAAGGTTGTGAGTCAGGTTTTGCCCCCAGTAGAAGTAACATTTTTTAGAAATATTTTTGGTGTTGTTCTTGTAGGACTGGCTATCTATAGAGTACCGTTGAAACAAACAGGCGGAAAGTTCTTCTTACTTATTTTCCGGGGTTCTATGGGATTTGCAGCGCTTTTGGCATATTTTTATATCATGGCATATATTCCTTTGGGTGAAGCAGTGACGTATAACAAAACCTCACCGATATTTGTGGCGATATTTGCCTATCTATTTTTAAATGAAAAATTGCACAAGAGTGCTTTATTGGCTATCATTATAGGATTTATAGGGATTGTTCTGGTGGCACAACCTCAGGGGGGAACCTTTGATAAATATGACATTCTGGGTATTTTTTCAGGTATAGGTGCAGCGCTGGCGTATACTTCTATACGGGAACTTAGAAAGTACTATGATACACGTGCCATTGTGATGTCATTTATGGGGGTAGGAACTGCAGCACCACTGGTATTAATGCTGATCACTCCGTATGTCAATGTCTCAGAAGAATTTGACTGGATGTTTGCAGAATTTGTCATGCCATCGGGTATAGAGTGGGTCTACGTGATTGCAGTCGGTATCTTTGCTACTATCTCTCAGCTTTTGATGACCAAAGCGTATGAACTGACAAAGGCAGGTATCGTTGGTACCATTAGTTACAGTAATATTGTCTTTGCAGTAGTGATCGGTATCATGTTGGGAGACCCCATTCCTGATATTTGGACAGTTTTGGGTATAATCTTGGTAATATTATCAGGGCTTCTCGTAGCTCTGCCAAAAGGACTAAAATGA
- a CDS encoding DUF3108 domain-containing protein yields MSGLFLLLGSFASAKMTQLDYRATFGIFGTVGTIENRLTQNAKTYEIDTKVTLAGLAKVLMGGQTEHYVSKGHMRNGLMVSDFYQMTSKKRNKRVIKEYHIDHKKKYVTKRVRKWRKEKLVEDRTEKLKFYAKDDLLTLYFNLGNAVKQKPKGRTYLFKSVGLEKQNGEVQITIPDDVQVTDYKKDLGQDAKIYAKAFIHQKNFRKKKGDILLAVAKDGFIHKSVIKDILFYGDAKLTRIK; encoded by the coding sequence ATGAGCGGTTTATTTTTACTTTTAGGAAGTTTTGCTTCAGCTAAAATGACACAATTGGACTATAGAGCTACCTTTGGGATATTTGGTACTGTAGGAACCATTGAAAACAGACTGACGCAAAACGCTAAAACCTATGAGATTGATACAAAAGTCACCTTAGCGGGATTGGCTAAAGTACTTATGGGTGGACAAACGGAACATTATGTTTCAAAAGGACATATGAGAAATGGACTCATGGTCAGTGATTTTTACCAGATGACAAGTAAGAAGAGAAATAAAAGAGTCATTAAAGAGTATCATATAGACCACAAAAAGAAGTATGTCACAAAAAGAGTGAGAAAATGGCGTAAAGAAAAATTGGTAGAAGACCGTACTGAAAAACTTAAATTTTATGCCAAAGATGACTTGTTGACACTGTACTTTAACCTAGGTAATGCTGTGAAGCAGAAGCCAAAAGGCAGAACATACTTGTTTAAATCGGTGGGTCTTGAAAAACAAAATGGTGAAGTACAGATCACTATACCTGATGATGTGCAAGTGACAGACTATAAAAAAGATCTAGGTCAAGATGCAAAGATCTATGCGAAGGCGTTCATCCATCAAAAAAATTTCAGAAAGAAAAAAGGTGATATCCTGCTTGCTGTTGCAAAAGACGGCTTTATCCATAAATCGGTGATCAAAGATATACTTTTTTATGGGGATGCAAAGCTGACAAGGATCAAATAG
- a CDS encoding mechanosensitive ion channel family protein gives MQTNEVNTSDLNTTIELNVIDGLSMNLEGTVQSLLIPIYEKYPILANTFLDIPLANLIAAIVVFLLFLLLRKLFTLIVMGTLQKVSKVTATYHDDKVISALKRPVSFAFILIGAHLFFVLIFKETEWIKNILNTLVVYTIFWAIISVLESLRSVFHHATEKFNPDLAEEMGNFILKIVIFLIAAMGLGAMLQVWGINVTALVASLGLGGLAFALAAKDTASNMFGSFALLADKSIRIGEWIKVGGVEGTVEDIGMRTTKIRSFEKSLITVPNQIVSNSPIENFSRRGIRRIKMQVGLTYGTSRDQVNAIVKDLREMLHTHEKISQKDALLVNFESFGDSSLNIFIYAFTSTSNWERYLNIREDIHLKIMKIVEDNGSSFAFPSRSIYMEQIPDKNVL, from the coding sequence ATGCAAACAAACGAAGTGAATACAAGTGACCTGAATACAACAATTGAATTAAATGTGATAGATGGTCTCTCGATGAATCTTGAGGGTACCGTACAGTCACTGCTGATACCTATCTATGAAAAATATCCTATTTTGGCAAATACCTTTTTAGATATCCCCTTAGCCAACCTTATTGCTGCCATAGTAGTCTTCTTACTCTTTTTACTTTTGCGAAAACTTTTCACGCTTATTGTGATGGGTACCCTGCAAAAAGTCTCCAAAGTAACAGCCACATACCATGATGACAAGGTTATATCTGCACTGAAAAGACCTGTGAGTTTTGCTTTTATACTGATAGGAGCACATCTCTTTTTCGTACTTATTTTCAAAGAGACCGAATGGATCAAAAATATTCTCAATACACTGGTTGTCTATACGATCTTTTGGGCAATTATTTCTGTTCTGGAGTCTTTACGTAGCGTGTTCCATCATGCTACAGAAAAATTTAATCCTGATCTTGCCGAAGAGATGGGTAATTTCATACTTAAAATAGTCATATTCCTTATAGCTGCTATGGGACTCGGTGCGATGCTTCAAGTATGGGGGATCAATGTCACCGCACTAGTTGCTTCACTCGGACTTGGAGGTCTTGCTTTTGCCCTCGCTGCTAAAGATACCGCGTCAAATATGTTTGGCTCTTTTGCCCTGCTTGCAGATAAATCTATTCGTATCGGCGAATGGATCAAAGTAGGAGGTGTGGAAGGTACAGTGGAAGACATAGGGATGCGTACGACTAAAATACGCTCATTTGAAAAGTCACTTATCACCGTTCCTAACCAAATTGTCTCTAATTCCCCTATAGAAAATTTTTCTCGCAGAGGTATCCGTAGAATCAAAATGCAGGTAGGACTCACATACGGTACCAGCAGAGATCAAGTGAATGCCATAGTAAAAGATCTCAGAGAGATGTTGCATACCCATGAAAAAATCTCTCAAAAAGATGCTTTACTCGTCAATTTTGAATCTTTTGGGGACTCTTCACTCAATATCTTTATCTATGCTTTTACCAGCACTTCCAACTGGGAACGCTATTTAAATATACGTGAAGATATCCATCTGAAAATTATGAAAATCGTTGAAGACAACGGGTCAAGTTTTGCCTTTCCTTCACGGTCTATCTACATGGAACAGATACCTGATAAAAATGTGTTATAA
- the der gene encoding ribosome biogenesis GTPase Der, whose translation MQELKKVAILGRPNVGKSSLFNRLARQRDAITADISGTTRDIKKRIVTISENRDFEVIDTGGIDYSTELFSKVADFSLKAAEMADIIIYMVDGKTLPSEEDRELFYKLQAMGKPLALVVNKIDNDKEEERYWEFLEFGAEATFPMSVSHNRYFNDFYAWLEALIPPREEEPEGLELTEDAEVDPFDEIIRDINSVKEETIDNEIKVAIIGRVNTGKSSLLNALLGEERSVVSDVAGTTIDPIDEMIEYNDYKITFVDTAGIRRRSKIVGIEKYALTRTTEMLEKANLVLLMIDATAGVTELDERVAGLIEKYKLACLIVVNKWDIHGDKTYEEVVEEIRDEMKFLHYAPLITISAKTGLRVNKILDQVTEIYKRYTQRIPTSELNDTIREAIRRHHVPTHNGAVVNIKYATQYETKPPKIALISNRPEFIHFSYKRYLSNFLRSKFDFEGVPLDIVARKRGERFDDDE comes from the coding sequence ATGCAAGAACTTAAAAAAGTAGCGATACTAGGACGTCCAAATGTAGGAAAGAGTTCACTCTTCAACCGTTTGGCAAGACAAAGAGATGCCATCACTGCTGATATCTCAGGAACCACAAGAGATATCAAAAAACGTATCGTGACTATTTCAGAAAACCGTGACTTTGAAGTGATCGATACAGGAGGAATAGACTATTCTACTGAACTTTTCTCTAAGGTAGCCGATTTTTCACTGAAAGCGGCTGAAATGGCAGATATCATCATCTATATGGTAGATGGTAAAACACTGCCATCTGAAGAAGACAGAGAACTCTTTTACAAACTTCAGGCCATGGGTAAACCGCTTGCGCTTGTTGTCAACAAGATTGACAATGACAAAGAAGAAGAGCGTTACTGGGAATTTTTGGAGTTTGGTGCAGAGGCAACTTTTCCTATGTCAGTCAGTCATAACCGTTATTTTAATGACTTCTATGCATGGCTTGAAGCACTCATCCCTCCTCGCGAAGAAGAACCTGAAGGACTTGAATTAACTGAAGATGCGGAAGTAGATCCTTTTGATGAGATCATTCGTGATATTAATAGTGTCAAAGAAGAAACCATAGACAATGAGATCAAAGTCGCGATAATCGGTCGTGTCAACACAGGAAAAAGTTCACTCCTTAATGCACTGTTGGGTGAAGAGCGTTCAGTCGTTTCTGATGTTGCAGGAACCACGATTGACCCCATTGATGAGATGATAGAATACAATGACTATAAAATTACTTTCGTTGACACAGCAGGGATCAGAAGAAGAAGTAAAATTGTAGGTATTGAGAAGTATGCTCTGACACGTACGACAGAAATGCTGGAAAAAGCAAACCTGGTACTGCTTATGATCGATGCAACTGCAGGTGTGACAGAGCTTGATGAAAGGGTTGCAGGACTCATAGAGAAATACAAATTGGCTTGTCTTATCGTTGTGAATAAATGGGACATACATGGAGACAAAACCTATGAGGAAGTGGTTGAAGAGATACGAGATGAAATGAAGTTCCTTCACTATGCACCGCTTATTACCATTTCGGCAAAAACAGGGTTGCGTGTCAACAAGATACTTGACCAAGTCACAGAGATCTATAAGCGATACACCCAACGTATCCCTACTTCTGAACTTAACGATACCATACGTGAAGCCATAAGAAGACACCATGTACCTACACATAACGGTGCGGTAGTAAATATCAAGTATGCGACACAGTATGAGACAAAACCACCAAAAATTGCTCTCATAAGCAATAGACCTGAATTTATACACTTTTCCTACAAACGTTACCTGTCAAACTTCCTTCGAAGCAAGTTTGACTTTGAAGGTGTACCTTTAGACATCGTTGCCCGTAAACGCGGTGAACGGTTCGATGACGATGAATAG
- the trpS gene encoding tryptophan--tRNA ligase, with translation MRVLTGIQASGKLHIGNYFGAMKPMVELQEEHELFTFIANYHSLTTSKDAATLKQHTIDAAVDYLSIGIDPEKTTFWVQSDMPEVLELYWILSKFTPMGLLERAHSYKDKVAKGIAANHALFSYPVLMAADILMLDTEKVPVGKDQIQHVEMTRDIAIKFNNEYGEIFTLPEHLVQEDVATIPGIDGQKMSKSYGNAIDLFMDEKPLQKRCNKIVSSSTPLGEPLEYEGDNIYALASLFLNDEQKLELQARYKSGKEGYGHFKKYLKELIWEELGEAREKREYYLNHMDEVNDILAQGAKKAKAIANAKMSKVREAVGLL, from the coding sequence ATGCGTGTACTTACAGGAATACAAGCTTCAGGAAAACTTCATATAGGGAACTATTTTGGAGCTATGAAACCTATGGTTGAACTTCAAGAAGAGCATGAACTTTTTACATTTATCGCCAACTACCACTCACTGACCACTTCAAAAGATGCAGCCACACTGAAACAACACACTATTGATGCTGCTGTTGACTACCTTTCCATTGGAATTGACCCGGAGAAAACAACATTCTGGGTACAGAGTGATATGCCTGAAGTACTTGAACTTTACTGGATACTTTCTAAGTTTACGCCTATGGGACTACTTGAACGTGCACATTCCTATAAAGACAAAGTAGCTAAAGGTATTGCCGCGAATCATGCACTCTTCTCTTATCCCGTACTTATGGCTGCAGATATACTGATGTTAGACACTGAAAAAGTCCCTGTAGGAAAAGACCAGATCCAACACGTTGAAATGACAAGAGACATCGCGATAAAATTCAACAATGAGTATGGAGAGATCTTTACACTTCCTGAGCATCTTGTACAAGAGGATGTTGCTACGATCCCGGGCATAGACGGGCAAAAGATGAGTAAGAGTTATGGGAATGCCATTGACCTTTTTATGGATGAGAAACCGCTGCAAAAAAGATGTAATAAGATCGTCTCATCCTCTACGCCATTAGGTGAACCATTGGAATATGAGGGAGACAATATCTATGCATTGGCATCACTCTTTTTAAATGATGAACAAAAACTTGAACTGCAGGCACGTTATAAAAGCGGTAAAGAGGGGTATGGGCACTTCAAAAAGTATCTTAAAGAGTTGATTTGGGAAGAACTGGGTGAAGCCAGGGAAAAACGCGAGTATTACCTCAACCATATGGATGAGGTAAATGACATTTTGGCTCAAGGCGCTAAGAAAGCCAAAGCTATAGCAAATGCCAAAATGTCGAAAGTAAGAGAAGCGGTAGGACTACTGTAA
- the murI gene encoding glutamate racemase produces MRIGVFDSGLGGLTVVQAMTQVIKGAQIFYVADTKNAPYGEKTPEQILQYSLNITKYLVKTHQIDALILACNTATSSAIQHLRETYPSLIIIGTEPGIKPAIEQTRTGKIGVLATPATLQGDKYQTLAQTLSSQKSVDIFEQACPGLVEQIEKGEMDSDVTKGLLEKWLAPMRQNNVDTIVLGCTHYPLVGQSIEKIMACNVSLIHTAEAISKHLLTLGTQKGHLNEGDLQVHIHTTGEIHMHVVESLIGAYENIYFIDVENN; encoded by the coding sequence ATGCGTATTGGTGTTTTTGATTCTGGTTTGGGTGGCTTGACCGTTGTTCAGGCAATGACCCAAGTGATCAAAGGTGCTCAGATATTCTATGTGGCAGACACCAAAAATGCGCCTTATGGCGAAAAAACCCCTGAACAAATTCTACAATACTCACTAAATATAACCAAATATCTTGTTAAGACCCATCAGATAGATGCATTGATCTTAGCCTGTAATACGGCTACTTCTTCTGCGATCCAACATTTGCGTGAAACGTATCCTTCGCTGATCATTATAGGTACAGAACCTGGTATCAAACCGGCTATCGAGCAGACGAGAACAGGGAAAATAGGGGTTTTAGCAACACCAGCCACACTACAGGGAGATAAGTATCAGACATTGGCACAAACGCTCTCTTCACAAAAAAGTGTTGACATTTTTGAACAGGCTTGTCCCGGTTTGGTTGAACAGATCGAAAAAGGTGAAATGGATAGTGACGTGACAAAAGGGTTACTTGAAAAATGGCTTGCACCTATGCGTCAGAATAATGTAGATACGATCGTACTGGGATGTACACATTACCCTCTTGTGGGTCAAAGTATTGAAAAGATTATGGCCTGTAATGTGAGTCTGATCCATACGGCTGAAGCTATATCCAAACATTTACTCACATTAGGCACCCAAAAAGGACATCTCAATGAGGGCGACTTACAGGTGCATATTCATACTACGGGTGAGATTCATATGCATGTTGTTGAGAGTCTTATTGGTGCCTATGAAAATATATATTTCATAGACGTTGAAAATAACTAA
- the rho gene encoding transcription termination factor Rho: MSDNKKSSNGNTASRKNRTHVPVDGYKIENLQQLPLTELVTIAKEVKVENPNEFQRKDLIFEILKSQVSQGGFILYTGILEVMNDGFGFLRSIDGNFANSSNDTYVSGTQIKRFALRNGDIVTGQVRSPKDQEKYYALLKIEAINYLAPEKSKQRPLFENLTPLYASEQLKLEYNPMKMTGRVLDLFTPIGKGQRALIVAPPRTGKTELLKELAHGVTYNNPDASLMVLLVDERPEEVTDMQRSVKGEVYASTFDLPAQNHVRTAEMVIEKAKRRVEMGKDVIILLDSITRLARAYNTVTPSSGKVLSGGVDANALHKPKRFFGAARNIEEGGSLTIIATALIDTGSRMDEVIFEEFKGTGNSEVVLSRHVSERRIYPAIDVTKSGTRKEELMMEPETLQKVWALRNAMQNMEEVEGLKFLFSKMMKTKTNEEFLSMMNEGA; the protein is encoded by the coding sequence ATGAGCGATAATAAAAAATCTTCTAACGGCAATACTGCCAGCAGAAAAAACAGAACACACGTACCGGTAGATGGCTACAAAATAGAAAATCTTCAACAACTCCCACTGACAGAACTTGTAACGATAGCAAAAGAAGTAAAAGTTGAAAATCCCAATGAATTTCAAAGAAAAGATCTTATTTTTGAAATCCTCAAATCTCAAGTGAGCCAGGGAGGATTTATCCTCTATACGGGTATTCTTGAAGTGATGAACGATGGTTTTGGTTTTTTACGTTCTATCGATGGGAACTTTGCCAACTCCAGTAATGACACCTATGTAAGCGGTACTCAGATCAAACGATTTGCACTGAGAAATGGTGATATCGTGACAGGCCAGGTACGTTCGCCTAAAGATCAAGAAAAGTATTATGCATTGCTTAAAATTGAAGCGATCAATTATTTAGCGCCTGAGAAGTCAAAACAGAGACCTCTTTTTGAAAACCTTACACCATTATATGCAAGTGAACAACTCAAGCTTGAGTATAACCCAATGAAAATGACAGGACGTGTACTGGATCTCTTTACCCCTATAGGAAAAGGACAAAGAGCACTTATCGTTGCTCCGCCAAGAACAGGTAAAACAGAACTGCTTAAAGAACTTGCGCATGGTGTTACGTATAATAATCCTGATGCTTCACTGATGGTACTTCTTGTAGATGAAAGACCTGAAGAAGTCACAGACATGCAGCGTTCAGTGAAAGGTGAAGTGTATGCTTCAACTTTTGACCTTCCAGCCCAAAACCATGTTAGAACAGCAGAAATGGTGATAGAAAAAGCCAAAAGACGTGTGGAGATGGGTAAAGATGTTATCATTTTACTTGATTCTATCACAAGACTTGCACGTGCTTACAACACAGTCACACCAAGTTCAGGTAAAGTACTTTCTGGTGGTGTGGATGCCAATGCACTGCATAAACCAAAACGTTTCTTCGGTGCAGCAAGAAACATAGAAGAGGGTGGTTCTTTGACCATCATTGCTACAGCACTGATAGATACAGGTAGCCGTATGGATGAAGTGATCTTTGAAGAGTTTAAAGGTACAGGTAACTCTGAAGTAGTTCTCAGCCGTCACGTTTCTGAAAGACGTATCTATCCTGCGATCGATGTAACGAAATCGGGAACAAGAAAAGAAGAGTTGATGATGGAGCCTGAAACCCTTCAAAAAGTTTGGGCATTGAGAAATGCAATGCAAAACATGGAAGAGGTAGAAGGGCTGAAATTCCTCTTCTCTAAAATGATGAAAACCAAAACAAATGAAGAGTTTCTTTCTATGATGAACGAAGGTGCGTAG